A portion of the Cryptomeria japonica chromosome 5, Sugi_1.0, whole genome shotgun sequence genome contains these proteins:
- the LOC131876283 gene encoding uncharacterized mitochondrial protein AtMg00810-like, which produces MVVTRNDPEERKALQVYLSREFEMKDLGPLKYFLGIKVSRSDKGIFLSQRKYALDLLRETSMSACQPADTPVEERLKLCIKSNQVPVDKGRYQRLVGRLMYLAHTRPNLAYALSIVSQFMHNPGEQHMNAVMRILRYLKSAPGKGILFTKREDYQNVDAYTDADWAGAVDDKRSTSGYFTFVGGNLVTWRSKKQNVVARSSER; this is translated from the coding sequence atgGTGGTTACAAGAAATGATCCTGAAGAAAGGAAGGCTCTACAGGTTTACTTGTCTAGAGAATTCGAAATGAAAGACCTTGGTCCCTTAAAATATTTCCTTGGGATCAAAGTGTCTCGATCTGATAAAGGGATCTTTCTGTCACAAAGAAAGTATGCCTTAGACTTGTTACGGGAAACTAGTATGTCGGCATGTCAACCAGCTGATACACCAGTGGAAGAAAGATTGAAGTTATGTATTAAGTCTAATCAGGTACCAGTTGATAAAGGAAGATACCAGAGACTTGTAGGAAGATTGATGTACTTAGCACACACAAGGCCGAACCTTGCCTATGCATTGAGTATTGTTAGCCAGTTTATGCATAATCCTGGAGAGCAACATATGAATGCAGTTATGCGCATTTTGAGGTATTTGAAGTCTGCTCCTGGAAAAGGAATTTTATTCACTAAAAGGGAGGATTATCAAAATGTGGATGCAtatactgatgctgactgggctggagcAGTAGATGACAAACGTTCTACCTCAGGTTATTTCACCTTTGTAGGAGGTAATCTCGTTACATGGAGAAGCAAAAAACAGAATGTTGTTGCACGATCAAGTGAGAGGTAG